One window of the Zea mays cultivar B73 chromosome 3, Zm-B73-REFERENCE-NAM-5.0, whole genome shotgun sequence genome contains the following:
- the LOC100191716 gene encoding NAC domain-containing protein 35, protein MSGGGGGRHENGHGGAAAAGGSGGSSDAHEDDLVMPGFRFHPTEEELIEFYLRRKVEGKRFNVELITFLDLYRYDPWELPAMAAIGEKEWYFYVPRDRKYRNGDRPNRVTASGYWKATGADRTIKADNSRPIGLKKTLVFYSGKAPKGVRSSWIMNEYRLPPDDTDRYHKTEISLCRVYKRTGIDDGGHGHPASARSTPSRGVVTAPQQDNKQQASSSSTPTPPTTPSKMMQFLHGECTSSQPAAICRNSHHAAAAAHSNNKAAAAGAQRQSQLLPTKPYCSGYQQLSTASSAGSAVGAAVDHHHHQQQQQQAGTGAAAVSTSSSSSRNASYALAAASTYSLLSLVNAASMGGSGSAAAIDELSTLVGHVHGAPPYFNHQAAAAGGHGHGHGFVLPLPTTPSSQQPMAALGTLPLSLAAISDKIWDWNPVGPDATARDYGSATGGFK, encoded by the exons AtgagcggaggcggcggcggcaggcACGAGAACGGGCacggcggcgcggcggctgcaGGTGGAAGCGGAGGAAGCAGCGACGCGCACGAGGACGACCTGGTGATGCCGGGCTTCCGGTTCCACCCCACGGAGGAGGAGCTCATCGAGTTCTACCTCCGCCGGAAGGTGGAGGGCAAGCGCTTCAACGTGGAGCTCATCACCTTCCTCGACCTCTACCGCTACGACCCATGGGAGCTCCCAG CAATGGCCGCGATTGGGGAGAAGGAGTGGTACTTCTACGTGCCGAGGGACCGCAAGTACCGCAACGGCGACAGGCCCAACCGGGTGACGGCGTCGGGCTACTGGAAGGCCACGGGCGCCGACCGCACCATCAAGGCGGACAACAGCCGCCCCATCGGGCTCAAGAAGACGCTCGTCTTCTACTCCGGCAAGGCGCCCAAGGGCGTCCGCAGCAGCTGGATCATGAACGAGTACCGCCTCCCGCCCGACGACACCGACCGCTACCACAAG ACCGAAATATCCCTCTGCCGCGTGTACAAGCGCACCGGCATCGACGACGGCGGCCACGGGCATCCCGCCTCGGCGCGCTCGACGCCCTCCCGCGGCGTCGTCACGGCGCCGCAGCAAGACAACAAGCAgcaggcgtcgtcgtcgtcgacgCCCACGCCGCCCACGACCCCGTCCAAGATGATGCAGTTCCTCCACGGCGAGTGCACGTCGTCGCAGCCCGCGGCCATCTGCAGGAACAGTCACcacgccgcggcggcggcgcacaGCAATAacaaggcggcggcggcgggggcgcagCGGCAGTCGCAGCTCCTCCCCACGAAGCCGTACTGCAGCGGCTACCAGCAGCTGTCCACAGCGAGCTCTGCTGGCTCTGCCGTGGGGGCGGCCGTCGACCACCACcatcaccagcagcagcagcagcaggcgggaACGGGAGCCGCGGCGGTGtcgacgtcgtcgtcgtcgtccagaAACGCGAGCTACGCGCTCGCCGCCGCGTCCACGTACTCGCTGCTCAGCCTGGTGAACGCCGCCTCCATGGGCGGGTCCGGGTCCGCCGCGGCCATCGACGAGCTCAGTACGCTGGTCGGGCACGTCCACGGCGCGCCGCCGTACTTCAACCACCAGGCCGCCGCCGCAggcggccacggccacggccacggctTCGTCCTCCCCCTGCCGACGACGCCGTCGTCGCAGCAGCCAATGGCGGCGCTCGGGACGCTACCCCTGTCCCTGGCCGCCATATCTGACAAGATCTGGGACTGGAACCCGGTCGGCCCCGACGCGACGGCTAGAGACTACGGCAGCGCCACCGGCGGATTCAAGTGA